In Labrus mixtus chromosome 13, fLabMix1.1, whole genome shotgun sequence, a single genomic region encodes these proteins:
- the ska3 gene encoding spindle and kinetochore-associated protein 3 produces MDPTARFFTKLRKLTVTLETETTKLQEDFENRNNDDDDDRESSARAMRAYHDLNCDVGNLKGQIQGQLAQQKARGNEVSSFIKACRVMEQRVTQDMQTLRGHWEKYGYQAPQDTQKLTKAKSQESEAEDEEANEDEATPEGGDEDSQGEAEGYPSTSPPNPGPPPFTDALRTPQLSDFGLSEMQLKRAMAGAAWCSEVPPMPEMSLPHPALSTPAPPPMPLTPKCALRMDDDELQTPQMHDFGISEHTMCLNNDFTMDLFKKNVTKPQRPSADMPAHPGDSFMKSLQTQVNKFESPEPPVFCTPGLKIKKANGTCATPAQGNRDQESPVHPNILPTTPEVPAFQTPYMNHIVSTKKSARQTEPIRMQTDDDNPSFELLTSPQNGTTGSKRTWEYNVPEMSIMEMPDLESLLGNTLQSRSAKMLKKTSERNEVTKEPTVKSLELDGPTQEFNLGTPRIRMDYQEPCTPEMPDLSSVTQDICKLLSEAQKKKKTVMAIVNPNVRPDKNSPLRRAAKISAVSESEFQSLPSYLRQMTLNNLNQAVHNINKYSEEYQGENTEFQMEELRRITNVGTRTPVYILCLTELKRLSHVGGARNTSVYKLCTHN; encoded by the exons ATGGACCCGACGGCTCGGTTCTTTACAAAGCTGAGGAAGCTGACGGTGACTCTGGAAACAGAAACTACGAAGCTCCAAGAGGACTTTGAAAACCGAAACAACGACGATGATGACGACAGAG aAAGCTCAGCCAGAGCGATGAGAGCTTATCACGATCTGAACTGTGACGTCGGAAACCTGAAG GGGCAGATCCAGGGACAGTTGGCTCAGCAGAAAGCTCGGGGGAACGAGGTGAGCAGCTTCATTAAGGCCTGCAGAGTGATGGAGCAGAGAGTCACTCAGGACATGCAGACACTGAGGGGACACTGGGAAAAATACGGTTACCAAGCTCCACAAGACACCCAGAAACTAACCA AGGCTAAAAGTCAGGAATCAGAGGCTGAAGATGAAGAAGCAAATGAGGACGAAGCTACCCCagaaggaggagacgaggacaGCCAGGGCGAGGCTGAAGGTTATCCCTCCACATCGCCTCCAAACCCAGGACCTCCTCCGTTCACTGATGCGTTGCGAACCCCTCAGCTCTCTGACTTCGGCCTGTCCGAGATGCAGCTGAAGAGAGCTATGGCTGGGGCGGCGTGGTGCTCTGAGGTGCCCCCTATGCCTGAGATGAGCCTCCCTCACCCTGCGCTCAGCACTCCCGCACCCCCACCCATGCCCTTGACTCCCAAATGTGCCCTGcggatggatgatgatgagcTTCAGACGCCACAGATGCATGACTTTGGGATCTCAGAGCACACCATGTGTCTGAACAATGACTTCACCATGGATCTGTTCAAGAAGAATGTTACAAAGCCCCAAAG ACCATCAGCAGACATGCCTGCTCACCCAGGGGACTCTTTTATGAAGAGTTTGCAGACACAAG TCAATAAGTTTGAGTCTCCAGAGCCGCCTGTGTTTTGCACTCCGGGGCTGAAGATAAAAAAGGCAAACGGTACCTGTGCCACACCTGCACAAGGCAATAGAGACCAAGAATCCCCCGTTCATCCTAATATTCTGCCTACAACCCCGGAGGTTCCTGCATTTCAAACCCCATACATGAACCACATTGTCAGCACCAAAAAG AGTGCACGGCAGACGGAGCCCATCAGAATGCAAACTGATGACGACAACCCCAGCTTTGAACTCCTAACATCTCCTCAGAACGGAACAACCGGCTCAAAACGTACCTGGGAGTACAATGTGCCAGAGATGTCCATCATGGAGATGCCAGATCTGGAGTCTCTTCTGGGAAATACTTTGCAAAGT AGAAGTGCAAAAATGCTAAAGAAGACCAGTGAGCGTAATGAGGTGACCAAGGAGCCAACTGTCAAGAGTCTGGAGCTGGACGGACCCACCCAGGAGTTCAACCTGGGGACACCCCGCATCAGGATGGACTACCAAGAGCCCTGCACCCCGGAGATGCCGGACCTGAGCTCTGTGACACAGGACATCTGTAAG CTTTTGTCAGAggctcagaagaagaagaagactgtcATGGCGATTGTGAACCCAAATGTCAGGCCAGATAAAAACAG TCCTCTGCGCAGAGCTGCTAAGATATCTGCGGTGTCAGAGAGCGAGTTCCAGAGTTTACCCAGCTACCTGAGGCAGATGACTCTGAACAACCTCAACCAGGCCgttcacaacatcaacaaatacTCGGAGGAGTATCAAG GTGAAAACACCGAGTTTcagatggaggagctgaggaggattACCAACGTTGGAACCAGGACCCCTGTGTACATCCTCTGTCTCACTGAGCTCAAGAGGCTGTCGCATGTCGGAGGTGCCAGGAACACATCTGTGTACAAACTGTGCACGCACAACTAA